One Brassica napus cultivar Da-Ae chromosome C4, Da-Ae, whole genome shotgun sequence genomic region harbors:
- the LOC106397609 gene encoding calmodulin-like protein 2 isoform X2, translating into MDSGELSRVFQIFDKNGDGKIAKNELREFFKSVGILIPEKEINEMIAKMDVNGDGFMDIDEFGSLYQEMMEENEEEEDMREAFRVFDQNGDGFITGEELRSVLASMGLKQGRTLEDCKEMISKVDVDGDGMVNFKEFKQMMRGGGFAALSSS; encoded by the coding sequence ATGGACAGTGGAGAATTAAGTAGGGTATTCCAAATATTTGATAAGAATGGAGACGGGAAGATCGCAAAGAACGAGCTGAGGGAGTTCTTTAAAAGTGTGGGTATTCTCATCCCTGAAAAAGAGATTAATGAGATGATAGCAAAGATGGATGTGAATGGAGACGGATTCATGGATATAGATGAGTTTGGATCATTGTATCAAGAAATGATGGAAGAGAACGAGGAGGAAGAGGACATGCGAGAGGCATTCCGAGTATTCGATCAGAACGGTGATGGGTTTATCACAGGTGAAGAACTGAGGTCGGTTCTTGCATCGATGGGTTTGAAACAAGGAAGAACACTTGAAGATTGCAAGGAGATGATCAGTAAAGTTGACGTTGATGGAGATGGTATGGTTAACTTTAAGGAGTTTAAGCAAATGATGAGAGGTGGTGGATTTGCTGCTCTTAGCTCCAGTTAA
- the LOC106400118 gene encoding gamma-interferon-responsive lysosomal thiol protein-like — MHTQSIRHKPHSIQTLERILLTMASSSSNKLVFLAFLLLFVFSNNLVAGKPQKVKLNLYYESLCPYSQKFINDDLVKLFESDLHRITDLKLVPFGNAKVSDNLTVTCQHGEEECKLNAIGACAIKTWPNPKMHYWFIRCVEKDTKNWESSCFKTYGGEKAIRDCYSSNLSKKLILGYAKQTLNLMPKKEYVPWVTVNGKPLYENYEDFVAQMCKAYQGKAPLPKVCNSSASAKKKVLKLQVSYGEDFHH; from the exons ATGCATACACAAAGCATTCGTCATAAACCACACTCAATTCAAACTCTAGAAAGAATACTTTTAacaatggcttcttcttcttcaaacaaGCTTGTGTTCTTAGCTTTCCTTCTCCTGTTCGTATTCTCAAACAATCTTGTGGCTGGAAAACCCCAGAAAGTGAAACTCAATCTTTACTACGAATCACTTTGTCCATACAGTCAGAAATTCATAAACGATGATCTGGTGAAACTCTTTGAGTCCGATCTCCACAGAATCACCGATCTCAAGCTCGTTCCATTCGGTAACGCAAAAGTCTCCGATAACCTAACTGTCACTTGCCAG CATGGTGAAGAGGAATGTAAACTAAACGCCATTGGAGCTTGCGCCATAAAAACTTGGCCCAATCCg AAAATGCACTACTGGTTCATAAGGTGCGTTGAAAAGGACACGAAAAACTGGGAATCATCATGTTTTAAGACATATGGTGGTGAGAAAGCCATAAGAGATTGTTACTCCAGTAATCTCTCTAAAAAA CTTATACTTGGTTATGCAAAGCAGACTTTGAATTTGATGCCGAAGAAAGAATACGTCCCGTGGGTCACAGTGAACGGCAAGCCACTCTACGAA AATTATGAAGATTTTGTGGCCCAAATGTGCAAAGCGTACCAAGGAAAGGCTCCTCTCCCAAAAGTTTGCAATTCTTCTGCCTCGGCAAAGAAGAAAGTGTTGAAGCTTCAAGTCTCGTATGGTGAAGATTTCCATCACTAA
- the LOC106399128 gene encoding glutathione S-transferase T3-like — MNIGASNIPPFSSQQSEAPSPQEDTPAQRRERRKWSPADDEVLISAWLNTSKDTIVGNDQKGGTFWEHVGEYIAETPHAKASGDRRMHLNCKQRWHKINDLTNKFCGAFAAAERQQSSGQGENDVLKAAHEIFYSDYNIKFNLEHAWCVLSVNVDDHQIRPEGIKAAKARRNNGSGKALDDYKTIWEIKKEDLAMKEKLSKLDILDTLLSKKEPLTESEDVVKNKLLQYF; from the exons ATGAACATTGGAGCTTCAAATATCCCTCCCTTTAGTTCACAACAATCTGAGGCTCCAAGTCCCCAAGAAGACACACCAGCCCAGCGTAGGGAGAGAAGAAAATGGAGCCCTGCCGATGACGAGGTTCTAATAAGTGCCTGGTTAAACACTTCTAAGGATACTATAGTTGGTAATGACCAAAAGGGAGGGACTTTCTGGGAGCACGTTGGAGAATACATTGCAGAAACTCCGCATGCTAAAGCGAGTGGTGACAGGAGGATGCATCTCAActgtaagcagaggtggcacAAGATCAATGATCTCACAAACAAATTTTGTGGGGCCTTTGCAGCTGCAGAGAGACAACAGAGTAGTGGTCAGGGTGAGAATGATGTTCTGAAGGCCGCTCATGAAATTTTCTATAGtgattacaacattaaatttaaCCTTGAGCACGCATGGTGTGTGTTGAG TGTCAATGTCGATGATCATCAGATACGGCCTGAAGGGATCAAGGCTGCAAAAGCAAGAAGGAATAATGGTTCAGGGAAGGCTCTCGATGATTATAAGACCATTTGGGAGATCAAGAAGGAGGATTTGGCTATGAAGGAAAAACTGTCAAAGCTGGATATACTAGACACTCTCCTTTCGAAAAAAGAACCTCTAACTGAGTCTGAAGATGTTGTGAAGAACAAACTACTCCAGTATTTCTGA
- the LOC106397609 gene encoding uncharacterized protein LOC106397609 isoform X1 produces MSKSLFLRIVHRLSTEVAYFAPTQDAVGRSSLSPPQKCTAAIRQLAYGGGADTVDEYVRLGETTARKCLHQFTAGIIHLFGDEYLRHPTGEDLERLLAKGEGRGFPGMVGSIDCMHWEWKNCPTAWKGMYSRGTDKPTIVLEAVASYDLWIWHAFFGAPGTMNDLNILDRSPVFDDIIKGIAPQVNFNVNGREYDFAYYLTDGIYPEWATFIQSIRLPQGPKHSLFGKTQESVRKDVERVFGVLQARFAVIKNPSNLWDKSKIANIMRACIILHNMIVEDERRTQTQDETFQDEDISFCVKMPTELFNTLDRREKVRGRPIHRQLKLDLIGHI; encoded by the coding sequence ATGAGCAAGTCATTGTTCCTACGTATTGTGCATCGTCTCTCTACGGAAGTAGCTTATTTTGCTCCAACACAAGATGCAGTCGGAAGGTCAAGTCTATCACCGCCCCAAAAATGCACTGCAGCCATTCGTCAATTAGCATATGGTGGTGGGGCTGATACAGTTGACGAATATGTAAGACTTGGTGAAACCACAGCTCGAAAATGCTTGCACCAATTTACCGCGGGAATTATCCACTTGTTTGGAGATGAATACCTAAGACATCCAACAGGGGAGGATCTTGAAAGACTACTCGCTAAAGGAGAAGGacgtggatttcccgggatggttggaagcatcgattgtatgcattgggagtggaagaattgccctACCGCTTGGAAAGGTATGTATTCACGAGGAACTGATAAACCAACAATTGTGTTGGAGGCCGTAGCTTCTTATGACCTATGGATATGGCACGCATTCtttggagctccaggtactatgaacgatcttaatattctagatcgatcacctgtttttgatgacattattaaAGGAATAGCTCCGCAAGTCAACTTCAATGTCAACGGAAGGGAGTACGATTTCGCCTACTATCTCacggatggtatttatccgGAATGGGCGACAtttattcaatctatccgaCTACCACAGGGTCCAAAACATTCACTATTTGGTAAAACCCAAGAatctgtccgaaaagatgttgaGCGTGTCTTTGGAGTCCTGCAAGCTAGATTCGCCGTTATTAAAAATCCATCTAATTTATGGGATAAATCTAAGATAGcaaatattatgagagcatgtatcatactccataatatgattgtcgaagatGAACGACGTACACAGACTCAAGATGAGACGTTTCAAGATGAGGATATTTCTTTTTGCGTCAAGATGCCCACCGAGCTTTTCAATACACTTGATCGTCGGGAAAAAGTTCGGGGTAGACCAATCCATAGACAATTAAAACTTGATTTGATCGGACATATATGA